One region of Gottschalkia purinilytica genomic DNA includes:
- a CDS encoding CPBP family intramembrane glutamic endopeptidase produces the protein MAKDINNFKNRLIKLIETGERTTKPLLAIMIYIGLYAISGLTQVLGGFLAIYTTRINHIKFGTISSAIGSMIASVVGFGLPIVILFIWIKKYENRSLITIGFEKKQALFKFIRGFIIGTIIIASAIFLSIKFNMVEVAKGHKYINISNLLLVLPMYFVSYLFQGSAEEIQFRGFLMPILGKNYGIIIGVVLQAFLFIASHIFIEGATKIYFVFLLISTIVFALYALWDESLWGVCAMHGVYNLGFFTIGLDYMGLRDIGIEPKYRIANNLDAFAIPALTVLGIFLIISIIIRNKKHVNIEK, from the coding sequence ATGGCGAAAGATATAAATAATTTTAAAAATAGACTTATTAAACTAATTGAAACAGGAGAGAGAACAACCAAACCATTACTAGCCATAATGATATACATAGGATTATATGCTATAAGTGGATTAACTCAAGTCTTAGGAGGATTTTTAGCAATATACACTACTAGAATTAATCATATAAAGTTCGGAACAATATCATCTGCTATTGGATCTATGATAGCATCAGTTGTAGGTTTCGGGCTTCCTATTGTAATACTATTTATATGGATTAAAAAATATGAAAACCGTTCATTAATTACAATAGGATTTGAAAAAAAACAAGCTTTATTTAAATTCATTAGAGGATTTATTATTGGTACTATAATTATAGCTTCGGCTATTTTTCTATCTATTAAATTTAATATGGTAGAAGTTGCTAAGGGACATAAGTATATAAATATCAGTAACTTATTGTTAGTTCTACCTATGTATTTCGTCTCGTATCTTTTCCAAGGATCAGCTGAAGAAATTCAGTTTAGAGGATTTCTAATGCCTATATTAGGTAAGAATTATGGTATTATTATAGGAGTAGTATTACAGGCATTTTTATTCATAGCTTCCCACATATTTATAGAAGGTGCTACAAAAATTTACTTTGTATTTCTTCTAATATCAACAATAGTGTTTGCATTATATGCATTGTGGGATGAAAGTCTTTGGGGAGTATGTGCAATGCACGGAGTCTATAATTTAGGTTTTTTTACTATAGGATTAGACTATATGGGACTTCGTGATATTGGAATAGAACCTAAATACAGGATAGCTAATAATCTTGATGCATTTGCAATACCAGCTTTAACTGTATTAGGAATATTTTTAATAATAAGTATCATAATAAGAAATAAGAAGCATGTTAACATTGAAAAATAA
- a CDS encoding Bax inhibitor-1/YccA family protein yields the protein MIFSELALVAFLSRRIDKMSVSTATIVFIIYSMINGLTLSSIFFMFTYKSIAVAFFITAGTFVIMSVYGYVTKNDLTNVGSICLMGLIGLILASLINVFMKSQMIYWIISYAGILIFIGLISYDTQKLKTICNTGFVNEDIEQKNAIVGALSLYLDFINLFLIILKFFARRD from the coding sequence TTGATATTTAGTGAATTAGCATTAGTTGCATTTTTATCTAGAAGAATTGATAAAATGTCTGTTTCTACAGCTACAATAGTATTTATTATCTATTCAATGATAAATGGACTAACTTTATCTTCGATTTTTTTTATGTTTACATACAAATCTATAGCAGTAGCATTTTTTATAACAGCAGGAACATTTGTTATAATGAGTGTATACGGTTATGTTACTAAAAATGATTTAACTAATGTAGGAAGCATTTGCTTAATGGGGCTTATAGGATTAATCCTAGCTTCCTTAATAAATGTATTTATGAAAAGTCAAATGATATATTGGATTATATCTTATGCAGGAATTCTAATCTTTATAGGACTTATTTCGTATGATACACAGAAACTTAAAACTATATGTAATACAGGGTTTGTTAATGAAGATATAGAACAAAAAAATGCAATAGTTGGAGCATTATCACTATATTTAGATTTTATTAATTTATTCTTGATTATATTAAAGTTTTTTGCACGTAGAGATTAA
- a CDS encoding YmaF family protein yields MGAETGPAINVGNGEHIHFVKARTTIDDDHFHEVVFATLIEDPIS; encoded by the coding sequence CTGGGAGCTGAGACTGGTCCAGCTATTAATGTAGGAAATGGTGAACACATTCATTTTGTTAAAGCTAGAACGACTATAGATGATGATCACTTTCATGAAGTTGTATTTGCAACCTTAATTGAAGATCCTATATCTTAG